One Sporosarcina sp. FSL W8-0480 genomic window, GGACTACTATTCCAATACATGCAAGCGTTGTGGACATGTCAGACGGAAAGGATAAGAAAATAATTGAGACTTGGGGGAAGAAAACAGTCCGGAAAGGTAAACAAACGCTACCTTTTGGACTGTTTTTTTCAAACTCTAAGAATGAACCATGCTTACCTTATCACCTTCATCATTTAATGAAGCAAAATCCGTAGCAACAATTTTTGATGCCTGCTTATTAAAAATTGCACATTGCCAAAAATACATATCAATCAGTTTCATAGGAGTATAACCATTATCTAAGTAAGGCTCGAATTCCATTTGGTACGTACAATAAAATCGGACTAATTCGATTAAAGATGCCTTCGTTAGAGAACTCTTCATACTATGCAATCTTAAACCCTTCCTAAAATAACGGTCGTATGCAGGAATATTACCGAACACTCCCATAAGAATCTTCGTTACAAGAGTATCCGAGATATTGAAACCTTCATAGCATGCCCGCGTCTCGTTGACCAACTCCAACAAAATATCTACATGTTCCTCATCCGGTAATTGTCCTGTGTAAAAAGCCGCGTAGTCAGGTTTTCCGGCAACTGTTCTGATGAAATTCAAATGTATCTTATAGTCCTTTTGCAACAGATTGGAACCCCCGCGCATCATCCCCCAACTTGCCAAGTAAAACCCTAAATGCAATGCAGCGACATCCTGAACAGCTTCCTCATGCAAACGCTGATGATTGTCCATAAAAAAGCCATGGCAATGGTGCCATGAATTATATCGATGATGTATATCTTCCACGGTCGGCTCTATATACATATCTAACATTTCCTTAATCATATCGACTTCCACTCCCGATAAAATTCTACTAAATCCCCTTCTAAATACTTATATTCGACAAGAGAGTGGAAAGTCCTTCCTGTCTTCTTCCTAATTTTGTGGTTAGAAGTGTAAGGTTTGTAAAGGTACGACACACTTATTGTATAGGGACCTCGTGCACGGCATATATATGACAATTCAAAGGGATGCATTATAAATTCAACTTCACTATTACGGTTAATGGTAACCATTGGTTTTACGGATTTTTATGCAATTGTAGTAAATAGTCCGAGTAGTCCGACCACAGGTACAATTTCGGCATATCAAATTTCATATAGTAAAAGGTCAACCGTAAAATTCGATTGACCTTTTGGTTTTTATATAATTATTCGTCTACTACTTCCTGAAGATAGATGTCACGAATATCGAGTAAAGAGCCTTTTCTTTCATTATTTTGATCATACACTGACCACTCTCTCCAGCCATTTGTTTGCCTGCCTTTTATCATTGCACCAGGTGTTGATGGGCTATTATATTTCTCACCTTTGTATTCAATCTTAATTTGATCATTTTCCTGAACAAACGATGCCTCGTAGTCAGTATTATAATGGGTTATTATAAGCCTATCCTTCATCGATAGAAGCCCAGCATCCATTAATTGAGTTAAAGAGATATTATAATGGGTCATTGTTTTAGTCTTTTTTACAGGCGGTTTTCTATCCAAAACCGCATATATCTCGTCCAACACTTCTTTGTGCGTTTCGTATAACTTTTCACATATCTCTTTATTCGGCATTGCCATAACCCCACCTTTTTGAGTATTTATTGGTTTACCCAAGTTATTCACATATTGATTAACCAAGTATTTATTTTCTTCACGGATACTCGGATGTTTTAAGATTGGTTTAAGTACAAAATCGCAAAGTTTTTGGTAGGTAACAGGGATGAAATCATTTGATTCCGGTTTATCATTTTCATTAGGTGTTAAATATACTTTGACATCGTATTCATAGGAATTCGTCTGCTCCAAGTACTCGTTATATTTTTTTGTCTGATCAGCTGATTCCTTCGCTTTAATTTTGTTTTCAATTGTAATGCGAAGGACGTTCTTGTTGTTCCCTATTATATCTAGTCGTAAATTTCCAGCAGCTTTTTCTGTAACAAATTCCATGCCTTCATAAATTTCCGGGTCTTCAATTTCTACCAGTCCTAATGACTCAAGACTACTATCCATAAAGTTAAAATTGTTTTCGTAGCGTACCATATAAAGGAATCGTTGGAGCGGGAAATTACCCAACCCTAAATTTGATGTGGGATCCAGCACCCAACTTATAAATGCACTGTGCCACATTTCAGTATGAGA contains:
- a CDS encoding PD-(D/E)XK nuclease family protein; protein product: MTIVTQTSAIQKGREKVEFQKRFNELITDPLFLELKSLKSNKTIFEIVAASHTEMWHSAFISWVLDPTSNLGLGNFPLQRFLYMVRYENNFNFMDSSLESLGLVEIEDPEIYEGMEFVTEKAAGNLRLDIIGNNKNVLRITIENKIKAKESADQTKKYNEYLEQTNSYEYDVKVYLTPNENDKPESNDFIPVTYQKLCDFVLKPILKHPSIREENKYLVNQYVNNLGKPINTQKGGVMAMPNKEICEKLYETHKEVLDEIYAVLDRKPPVKKTKTMTHYNISLTQLMDAGLLSMKDRLIITHYNTDYEASFVQENDQIKIEYKGEKYNSPSTPGAMIKGRQTNGWREWSVYDQNNERKGSLLDIRDIYLQEVVDE